A genome region from Macadamia integrifolia cultivar HAES 741 unplaced genomic scaffold, SCU_Mint_v3 scaffold1023, whole genome shotgun sequence includes the following:
- the LOC122062421 gene encoding phosphoinositide phospholipase C 6-like isoform X8, translated as MISMPPLKTSDCSDIPIMKALKRGVRVIELDMWPNSSKDDVHVLHGRTLTSPVSLIQCLRSIKEHAFSASPYPVIITLEDHLTPDLQDKVAEMVTQTFGELLFYPESECVVGFPSPEALKYRIILSTKRPESRSFQDKESNSQKVKHMPDEDLVGKMGSDLMAEPESTDYKSDSDPQDDEDMDECYRYARQFGAPQYKSLITIPSGKPKGSLKLALKVERDKVRRLSLSEQAFEKATVSLGTEVVRFTQANILRVYPKVTRVTSSNYNPLMGWMHGAQMVAFNMQGYGKSLWLMHGMFRSNGGCGYVKKPGFLMNVGPHIDIFYPKATLPVNKTLKVRVYLGNGWCLDFSQTHFSASSPPDIYTRVGIAGVPADSKMEKTKAIEDNWNPAWEEEFTFPLTVPELALLRIEVHWSMKFRDDFGGQTCLPVSELRPGIRAVPLFDRKGEKFKSVKLLMRDFEGLTHGIVWRL; from the exons ATGATCTCAATGCCCCCATTAAAAACGAG TGATTGCAGTGACATCCCAATTATGAAGGCACTGAAGAGAGGTGTAAGAGTGATTGAGCTGGATATGTGGCCAAATTCTTCAAAAGATGATGTGCATGTTCTTCATGGAAG GACCCTGACTTCTCCTGTTTCACTCATCCAATGCTTGAGGTCCATTAAAGAGCATGCCTTTTCTGCATCACCATACCCTGTCATCATTACACTTGAAGACCACCTTACTCCAGATCTTCAGGATAAAGTAGCTGAG ATGGTCACCCAGACATTTGGAGAATTGCTGTTCTACCCTGAATCAGAGTGTGTGGTGGGATTCCCCTCACCGGAAGCACTAAAATATCGGATTATTCTTTCAACCAAGCGACCAGAGTCTAGGAGTTTCCAGGACAAAGAAAGTAACTCACAAAAAGTTAAACATATGCCAGATGAAGATCTAGTGGGTAAGATGGGCTCAGACCTGATGGCTGAACCTGAATCTACTGATTATAAG AGTGACTCTGATCCtcaagatgatgaagatatgGATGAATGTTATCGTTATGCACGCCAGTTTGGAGCGCCTCAATACAAGAGTCTAATTACCATTCCTTCTGGGAAACCTAAGGGGAGTTTGAAACTAGCACTAAAAGTAGAGCGCGATAAAGTTAGACGTCTTAGTTTGAGTGAACAAGCATTTGAAAAGGCTACAGTATCTCTTGGGACTGAGGTTGTAAG GTTCACCCAAGCAAATATTTTGAGGGTATACCCAAAGGTTACACGTGTTACCTCCTCAAATTACAACCCACTAATGGGATGGATGCATGGAGCtcaaatggttgcatttaatatGCAG GGATATGGAAAATCACTCTGGTTGATGCATGGTATGTTCAGATCCAATGGAGGGTGTGGTTATGTTAAAAAACCTGGTTTTCTGATGAATGTTGGCCCTCATATCGACATTTTTTACCCTAAAGCAACATTGCCAGTTAATAAAACTTTGAAG GTTAGAGTCTACCTGGGGAATGGATGGTGTTTGGATTTCAGTCAAACACATTTCAGTGCAAGCTCCCCTCCAGACATTTATACAAGG GTAGGCATAGCAGGAGTTCCAGCAGATTCCAAGATGGAGAAAACCAAGGCAATAGAGGATAACTGGAATCCTGCTTGGGAAGAAGAATTTACTTTTCCACTAACAGTTCCAGAACTGGCTTTGCTTCGAATTGAAGTACATTGGTCAATGAAATTTAGAGATGACTTTGGTGGACAGACATGTTTGCCTGTTTCAGAGTTGAGGCCAGGGATCCGTGCAGTCCCACTATTTGACCGCAAGGGTGAGAAGTTCAAGTCTGTAAAGCTTCTTATGAG AGACTTCGAAGGGCTTACTCATGGCATAGTCTGGAGACTCTAG
- the LOC122062421 gene encoding phosphoinositide phospholipase C 6-like isoform X2, which produces MGSYKMLSCFNRKFEIGEAELQIEPPEDVRAAFNDYSENGNYMTAGLLHRFLVEDQGEVNATIADAECIIQKVIQQRHHITKYAGHMFTLDDFFHFIFSDDLNAPIKNEVHQDMTAPLSHYFIYTGHNSYLTGNQLSSDCSDIPIMKALKRGVRVIELDMWPNSSKDDVHVLHGRTLTSPVSLIQCLRSIKEHAFSASPYPVIITLEDHLTPDLQDKVAETFGELLFYPESECVVGFPSPEALKYRIILSTKRPESRSFQDKESNSQKVKHMPDEDLVGKMGSDLMAEPESTDYKSDSDPQDDEDMDECYRYARQFGAPQYKSLITIPSGKPKGSLKLALKVERDKVRRLSLSEQAFEKATVSLGTEVVRFTQANILRVYPKVTRVTSSNYNPLMGWMHGAQMVAFNMQGYGKSLWLMHGMFRSNGGCGYVKKPGFLMNVGPHIDIFYPKATLPVNKTLKVRVYLGNGWCLDFSQTHFSASSPPDIYTRVGIAGVPADSKMEKTKAIEDNWNPAWEEEFTFPLTVPELALLRIEVHWSMKFRDDFGGQTCLPVSELRPGIRAVPLFDRKGEKFKSVKLLMRDFEGLTHGIVWRL; this is translated from the exons ATGGGGAGCTATAAGATGTTATCCTGCTTTAATAGGAAGTTCGAGATCGGAGAGGCTGAGCTTCAGATTGAACCTCCGGAGGATGTGAGAGCTGCCTTCAACGATTACTCCGAAAATGGGAATTACATGACAGCCGGGCTGCTCCATCGTTTCTTGGTTGAGGATCAGGGCGAGGTCAATGCGACAATCGCCGATGCGGAGTGTATCATTCAGAAGGTTATTCAACAACGACACCACATTACTAAATACGCTGGGCATATGTTCACTCTAGACGATTTCTTCCATTTCATCTTCTCTGATGATCTCAATGCCCCCATTAAAAACGAG GTTCATCAAGATATGACTGCTCCATTGTcccattattttatatatacaGGCCACAATTCTTATCTGACTGGGAACCAACTTAGTAGTGATTGCAGTGACATCCCAATTATGAAGGCACTGAAGAGAGGTGTAAGAGTGATTGAGCTGGATATGTGGCCAAATTCTTCAAAAGATGATGTGCATGTTCTTCATGGAAG GACCCTGACTTCTCCTGTTTCACTCATCCAATGCTTGAGGTCCATTAAAGAGCATGCCTTTTCTGCATCACCATACCCTGTCATCATTACACTTGAAGACCACCTTACTCCAGATCTTCAGGATAAAGTAGCTGAG ACATTTGGAGAATTGCTGTTCTACCCTGAATCAGAGTGTGTGGTGGGATTCCCCTCACCGGAAGCACTAAAATATCGGATTATTCTTTCAACCAAGCGACCAGAGTCTAGGAGTTTCCAGGACAAAGAAAGTAACTCACAAAAAGTTAAACATATGCCAGATGAAGATCTAGTGGGTAAGATGGGCTCAGACCTGATGGCTGAACCTGAATCTACTGATTATAAG AGTGACTCTGATCCtcaagatgatgaagatatgGATGAATGTTATCGTTATGCACGCCAGTTTGGAGCGCCTCAATACAAGAGTCTAATTACCATTCCTTCTGGGAAACCTAAGGGGAGTTTGAAACTAGCACTAAAAGTAGAGCGCGATAAAGTTAGACGTCTTAGTTTGAGTGAACAAGCATTTGAAAAGGCTACAGTATCTCTTGGGACTGAGGTTGTAAG GTTCACCCAAGCAAATATTTTGAGGGTATACCCAAAGGTTACACGTGTTACCTCCTCAAATTACAACCCACTAATGGGATGGATGCATGGAGCtcaaatggttgcatttaatatGCAG GGATATGGAAAATCACTCTGGTTGATGCATGGTATGTTCAGATCCAATGGAGGGTGTGGTTATGTTAAAAAACCTGGTTTTCTGATGAATGTTGGCCCTCATATCGACATTTTTTACCCTAAAGCAACATTGCCAGTTAATAAAACTTTGAAG GTTAGAGTCTACCTGGGGAATGGATGGTGTTTGGATTTCAGTCAAACACATTTCAGTGCAAGCTCCCCTCCAGACATTTATACAAGG GTAGGCATAGCAGGAGTTCCAGCAGATTCCAAGATGGAGAAAACCAAGGCAATAGAGGATAACTGGAATCCTGCTTGGGAAGAAGAATTTACTTTTCCACTAACAGTTCCAGAACTGGCTTTGCTTCGAATTGAAGTACATTGGTCAATGAAATTTAGAGATGACTTTGGTGGACAGACATGTTTGCCTGTTTCAGAGTTGAGGCCAGGGATCCGTGCAGTCCCACTATTTGACCGCAAGGGTGAGAAGTTCAAGTCTGTAAAGCTTCTTATGAG AGACTTCGAAGGGCTTACTCATGGCATAGTCTGGAGACTCTAG
- the LOC122062421 gene encoding phosphoinositide phospholipase C 6-like isoform X4, giving the protein MGSYKMLSCFNRKFEIGEAELQIEPPEDVRAAFNDYSENGNYMTAGLLHRFLVEDQGEVNATIADAECIIQKVIQQRHHITKYAGHMFTLDDFFHFIFSDDLNAPIKNEVHQDMTAPLSHYFIYTGHNSYLTGNQLSSDCSDIPIMKALKRGVRVIELDMWPNSSKDDVHVLHGRTLTSPVSLIQCLRSIKEHAFSASPYPVIITLEDHLTPDLQDKVAEMVTQTFGELLFYPESECVVGFPSPEALKYRIILSTKRPESRSFQDKESNSQKVKHMPDEDLVGKMGSDLMAEPESTDYKSDSDPQDDEDMDECYRYARQFGAPQYKSLITIPSGKPKGSLKLALKVERDKVRRLSLSEQAFEKATVSLGTEVVRFTQANILRVYPKVTRVTSSNYNPLMGWMHGAQMVAFNMQGYGKSLWLMHGMFRSNGGCGYVKKPGFLMNVGPHIDIFYPKATLPVNKTLKVRVYLGNGWCLDFSQTHFSASSPPDIYTRVGIAGVPADSKMEKTKAIEDNWNPAWEEEFTFPLTVPELALLRIEVHWSMKFRDDFGGQTCLPVSELRPGIRAVPLFDRKETSKGLLMA; this is encoded by the exons ATGGGGAGCTATAAGATGTTATCCTGCTTTAATAGGAAGTTCGAGATCGGAGAGGCTGAGCTTCAGATTGAACCTCCGGAGGATGTGAGAGCTGCCTTCAACGATTACTCCGAAAATGGGAATTACATGACAGCCGGGCTGCTCCATCGTTTCTTGGTTGAGGATCAGGGCGAGGTCAATGCGACAATCGCCGATGCGGAGTGTATCATTCAGAAGGTTATTCAACAACGACACCACATTACTAAATACGCTGGGCATATGTTCACTCTAGACGATTTCTTCCATTTCATCTTCTCTGATGATCTCAATGCCCCCATTAAAAACGAG GTTCATCAAGATATGACTGCTCCATTGTcccattattttatatatacaGGCCACAATTCTTATCTGACTGGGAACCAACTTAGTAGTGATTGCAGTGACATCCCAATTATGAAGGCACTGAAGAGAGGTGTAAGAGTGATTGAGCTGGATATGTGGCCAAATTCTTCAAAAGATGATGTGCATGTTCTTCATGGAAG GACCCTGACTTCTCCTGTTTCACTCATCCAATGCTTGAGGTCCATTAAAGAGCATGCCTTTTCTGCATCACCATACCCTGTCATCATTACACTTGAAGACCACCTTACTCCAGATCTTCAGGATAAAGTAGCTGAG ATGGTCACCCAGACATTTGGAGAATTGCTGTTCTACCCTGAATCAGAGTGTGTGGTGGGATTCCCCTCACCGGAAGCACTAAAATATCGGATTATTCTTTCAACCAAGCGACCAGAGTCTAGGAGTTTCCAGGACAAAGAAAGTAACTCACAAAAAGTTAAACATATGCCAGATGAAGATCTAGTGGGTAAGATGGGCTCAGACCTGATGGCTGAACCTGAATCTACTGATTATAAG AGTGACTCTGATCCtcaagatgatgaagatatgGATGAATGTTATCGTTATGCACGCCAGTTTGGAGCGCCTCAATACAAGAGTCTAATTACCATTCCTTCTGGGAAACCTAAGGGGAGTTTGAAACTAGCACTAAAAGTAGAGCGCGATAAAGTTAGACGTCTTAGTTTGAGTGAACAAGCATTTGAAAAGGCTACAGTATCTCTTGGGACTGAGGTTGTAAG GTTCACCCAAGCAAATATTTTGAGGGTATACCCAAAGGTTACACGTGTTACCTCCTCAAATTACAACCCACTAATGGGATGGATGCATGGAGCtcaaatggttgcatttaatatGCAG GGATATGGAAAATCACTCTGGTTGATGCATGGTATGTTCAGATCCAATGGAGGGTGTGGTTATGTTAAAAAACCTGGTTTTCTGATGAATGTTGGCCCTCATATCGACATTTTTTACCCTAAAGCAACATTGCCAGTTAATAAAACTTTGAAG GTTAGAGTCTACCTGGGGAATGGATGGTGTTTGGATTTCAGTCAAACACATTTCAGTGCAAGCTCCCCTCCAGACATTTATACAAGG GTAGGCATAGCAGGAGTTCCAGCAGATTCCAAGATGGAGAAAACCAAGGCAATAGAGGATAACTGGAATCCTGCTTGGGAAGAAGAATTTACTTTTCCACTAACAGTTCCAGAACTGGCTTTGCTTCGAATTGAAGTACATTGGTCAATGAAATTTAGAGATGACTTTGGTGGACAGACATGTTTGCCTGTTTCAGAGTTGAGGCCAGGGATCCGTGCAGTCCCACTATTTGACCGCAAGG AGACTTCGAAGGGCTTACTCATGGCATAG
- the LOC122062421 gene encoding phosphoinositide phospholipase C 6-like isoform X3 — protein MGSYKMLSCFNRKFEIGEAELQIEPPEDVRAAFNDYSENGNYMTAGLLHRFLVEDQGEVNATIADAECIIQKVIQQRHHITKYAGHMFTLDDFFHFIFSDDLNAPIKNEVHQDMTAPLSHYFIYTGHNSYLTGNQLSSDCSDIPIMKALKRGVRVIELDMWPNSSKDDVHVLHGRTLTSPVSLIQCLRSIKEHAFSASPYPVIITLEDHLTPDLQDKVAEMVTQTFGELLFYPESECVVGFPSPEALKYRIILSTKRPESRSFQDKESNSQKVKHMPDEDLVGKMGSDLMAEPESTDYKSDSDPQDDEDMDECYRYARQFGAPQYKSLITIPSGKPKGSLKLALKVERDKVRRLSLSEQAFEKATVSLGTEVVRFTQANILRVYPKVTRVTSSNYNPLMGWMHGAQMVAFNMQGYGKSLWLMHGMFRSNGGCGYVKKPGFLMNVGPHIDIFYPKATLPVNKTLKVRVYLGNGWCLDFSQTHFSASSPPDIYTRVGIAGVPADSKMEKTKAIEDNWNPAWEEEFTFPLTVPELALLRIEVHWSMKFRDDFGGQTCLPVSELRPGIRAVPLFDRKGNLSFAFAETSKGLLMA, from the exons ATGGGGAGCTATAAGATGTTATCCTGCTTTAATAGGAAGTTCGAGATCGGAGAGGCTGAGCTTCAGATTGAACCTCCGGAGGATGTGAGAGCTGCCTTCAACGATTACTCCGAAAATGGGAATTACATGACAGCCGGGCTGCTCCATCGTTTCTTGGTTGAGGATCAGGGCGAGGTCAATGCGACAATCGCCGATGCGGAGTGTATCATTCAGAAGGTTATTCAACAACGACACCACATTACTAAATACGCTGGGCATATGTTCACTCTAGACGATTTCTTCCATTTCATCTTCTCTGATGATCTCAATGCCCCCATTAAAAACGAG GTTCATCAAGATATGACTGCTCCATTGTcccattattttatatatacaGGCCACAATTCTTATCTGACTGGGAACCAACTTAGTAGTGATTGCAGTGACATCCCAATTATGAAGGCACTGAAGAGAGGTGTAAGAGTGATTGAGCTGGATATGTGGCCAAATTCTTCAAAAGATGATGTGCATGTTCTTCATGGAAG GACCCTGACTTCTCCTGTTTCACTCATCCAATGCTTGAGGTCCATTAAAGAGCATGCCTTTTCTGCATCACCATACCCTGTCATCATTACACTTGAAGACCACCTTACTCCAGATCTTCAGGATAAAGTAGCTGAG ATGGTCACCCAGACATTTGGAGAATTGCTGTTCTACCCTGAATCAGAGTGTGTGGTGGGATTCCCCTCACCGGAAGCACTAAAATATCGGATTATTCTTTCAACCAAGCGACCAGAGTCTAGGAGTTTCCAGGACAAAGAAAGTAACTCACAAAAAGTTAAACATATGCCAGATGAAGATCTAGTGGGTAAGATGGGCTCAGACCTGATGGCTGAACCTGAATCTACTGATTATAAG AGTGACTCTGATCCtcaagatgatgaagatatgGATGAATGTTATCGTTATGCACGCCAGTTTGGAGCGCCTCAATACAAGAGTCTAATTACCATTCCTTCTGGGAAACCTAAGGGGAGTTTGAAACTAGCACTAAAAGTAGAGCGCGATAAAGTTAGACGTCTTAGTTTGAGTGAACAAGCATTTGAAAAGGCTACAGTATCTCTTGGGACTGAGGTTGTAAG GTTCACCCAAGCAAATATTTTGAGGGTATACCCAAAGGTTACACGTGTTACCTCCTCAAATTACAACCCACTAATGGGATGGATGCATGGAGCtcaaatggttgcatttaatatGCAG GGATATGGAAAATCACTCTGGTTGATGCATGGTATGTTCAGATCCAATGGAGGGTGTGGTTATGTTAAAAAACCTGGTTTTCTGATGAATGTTGGCCCTCATATCGACATTTTTTACCCTAAAGCAACATTGCCAGTTAATAAAACTTTGAAG GTTAGAGTCTACCTGGGGAATGGATGGTGTTTGGATTTCAGTCAAACACATTTCAGTGCAAGCTCCCCTCCAGACATTTATACAAGG GTAGGCATAGCAGGAGTTCCAGCAGATTCCAAGATGGAGAAAACCAAGGCAATAGAGGATAACTGGAATCCTGCTTGGGAAGAAGAATTTACTTTTCCACTAACAGTTCCAGAACTGGCTTTGCTTCGAATTGAAGTACATTGGTCAATGAAATTTAGAGATGACTTTGGTGGACAGACATGTTTGCCTGTTTCAGAGTTGAGGCCAGGGATCCGTGCAGTCCCACTATTTGACCGCAAGG GTAACTTATCTTTTGCATTTGCAGAGACTTCGAAGGGCTTACTCATGGCATAG